A genomic region of Colletes latitarsis isolate SP2378_abdomen chromosome 7, iyColLati1, whole genome shotgun sequence contains the following coding sequences:
- the LOC143344071 gene encoding uncharacterized protein LOC143344071, whose protein sequence is MNQVFKIGVLFAILGSLSCMNEITQQYGIAKYGEGCIRDRNCIPHAFCKAQMTCICEQYYSPTADKTTCIASEGLFCTDDSTCRSMTNAECKQGKCACKDSYVLDTTNSSNCINRPSMVGDRCQRIDDCQDVLGRAMCINEICQCVSGYHFVNHTGKCIQTRFLFNACTKDYECMGLGKEDILECKDGQCVCKEGEAGCSKASIYAILGIPLILLPFLHRLF, encoded by the exons ATGAATCAAGTTTTCAAGATCGGTGTGCTTTTCGCGATTCTCGGATCGCTATCATGCATGAACG agaTTACACAACAATATGGAATAGCCAAGTACGGCGAGGGATGCATAAGAGATCGTAATTGCATTCCGCATGCATTCTGCAAGGCACAAATGACCTGTATCTGCGAACAGTATTATTCGCCTACCGCGGACAAGACGACGTGCATCGCTA GCGAAGGATTATTTTGCACGGATGATTCGACTTGTAGATCGATGACGAACGCTGAATGCAAACAAGGAAAATGTGCTTGCAAAGATTCCTACGTTTTGGACACAACCAATTCTTCGAATTGTATTAACA GGCCGTCGATGGTAGGCGATCGTTGTCAGAGGATCGACGATTGTCAAGACGTACTTGGTCGTGCTATGTGCATCAATGAAATTTGCCAGTGCGTTTCGGGTTACCACTTTGTCAATCACACTGGAAAATGCATCCAGACAAGAT TTTTGTTCAACGCGTGCACGAAGGATTACGAATGCATGGGACTCGGTAAGGAAGATATCCTTGAATGTAAAGATGGCCAATGCGTTTGTAAGGAAGGAGAAGCGGGCTGTAGCAAAg CTTCCATTTACGCAATTCTTGGAATTCCACTgatacttttaccgtttctacaTCGACTTTTTTAG